CTCCGGCAAGAGCTCCCTGGCCTTTGATACTGTCTACGCCGAGGGCCAGCGCCGCTACGTCGAGTCGCTCTCCGCCTACGCCCGCCAGTTTTTGGGCCAGATGGAGAAGCCGGACGTCGACTACATAGAAGGACTCTCGCCGGCGATCTCGATCGACCAGAAGGGCACCAGCCGCAACCCCCGGAGTACGGTCGGCACGGTCACCGAGATCTACGACTATCTGCGCCTGCTCTTCGCCCGCATCGGCGTGCCGCACTGCCCCAACTGCGGCCGCGTGATCGAGCGCCAGACCGTGCAGCAGATCGTGGACGCAATCCTTTCGATCGAGCCGGGCAAGCGGCTGATGATCCTCGCGCCCGTGATCCGCGACCGCAAGGGCGAGCACCAGCACGTTTTCGAAGACGCGCAGCAGGCCGGCTTTGTGCGGGTGCGCGTGGACGGCGTGGTGCGCGACGCCTCCGAAGGGATCGCGCTCAACAAGCAGAAGAAGCACTCGATCGAGGTCGTGGTCGACCGCATCGTCACCGAAGACCCGGCCGAGCGGCTGCCTGAAGAATCGTCGCGGCTGGCCGACTCGGTGGAGACGGCGCTGAAGCTCGGCGGCGGCATGGTCCTGGTCGCAATCGAGGGCGAGAGCGAGCGCATCTTCTCCGAGAACTTCGCCTGCCCCTACGACGGCTTCAGCATGGGCGAGATCGCGCCGCGCAACTTCAGCTTCAACAGCCCGCATGGCGCCTGCCCGGCCTGCACCGGCCTGGGCGTGAAGATGGAGCTGGACCCGGCGCTGGTGATTCCCAACCGCGAGCTGTCGATCAGCGAGGGCGCGGTGCAGCCCTGGGCGCGCTCCGGCACGATCAGCCCGTGGTACGGCAAGATCCTGGAAGCCGTGGCGCAGAGCGGCGGCTTCTCCGTCAACACGCCGGTCAAGGATCTGAATGAAGACCAGATCAGGCTGATCCTCTTCGGCAACGGCGGCAAGCCCGTGGCCGTGAAGTACACCAATCAGTACGGCCGCACCCACACCTACGAGACGCAGTTCGAGGGCGTGATCCCGAATTTAGACCGCCGCTACCGCGAGACGGACTCCGAGTGGTCGCGCGCCGAGATCGAGCGCTATATGGCGGCCACGCCCTGCCCCGTGTGCAAGGGCAAGCGACTGAAACCGGAAACGCTCGGTGTCACGATCGAAGCGATGAACATCGTCGACGTGACGGCGCTGGGCATCGTCGAGGCGCTGGCCTGGGCCGAGCGGCTGGCCGGGCCGGGCACGCCGCTCTCCGAGCGCGACCAGTTGATCGGCTACCAGATCTTCAAGGAGATCCGCGCCCGGCTGACGTTTTTGGTCGACGTCGGCCTCGACTACCTGGCACTGGACCGCGCCACGGGCTCACTCTCCGGCGGCGAGGCGCAGCGCATCCGCCTGGCGACGCAGATCGGCTCCAGCCTGATGGGCGTGCTCTACGTCTGCGACGAACCCTCGATCGGCCTGCACCCCGCCGACAGCTCGCGCCTGATCGCCACGCTGGAACGGTTGCGCGACCTGGGCAACACGGTGCTGGTGGTTGAGCACGACGAGGCGATGATGCGCGCCGCCGACCACATCATCGACATGGGGCCGGGCGCGGGCGAGAACGGCGGCTACGTCGTCGCCACGGGCGACATCGACGAGATCATGGCGAACGCCGCCTCGCTCACCGGCGACTATTTGAGCGGCCGTAAGCAGATCCCGATGCCCGCGGTGCGCCGTCCCGGCAACGGCAAGGCGATTACGATCCGCGACGCGCGGGAAAACAACCTCAAACACGTGGACGTCTCGATCCCGCTGGGCAAGTTCGTCTGCGTGACGGGCGTCTCCGGCTCGGGCAAGAGCACGCTGGTGGAGGAGATCCTCTACAAGAAGATCGCGCAGGTGCTGAACGGCGCCCGCGAGCGGGCGGGCGAGTCGGGCCCGATCGAAGGCTTGCAGCAGATCGACAAGGTCGTCGACATCGACCAGACGCCGATCGGCCGCACGCCGCGCTCGAACCCGGCGACCTACACCGGCCTGTTCACGCCGATCCGCGAGCTGTTTTCGACGATGCCGGAAGCGCGCATGCGCGGCTACACGGCGGGGCGCTTCAGCTTCAACGTCAAGGGCGGCCGCTGCGAGGCCTGCAAGGGGGAGGGCTACATCGAGATCGAGATGCAGTTCCTGCCCGACGTGACCGTGCCCTGCGAAGTCTGCAAGGGCAGCCGCTACAACCGCGAGGCGCTGGAAATCCATTTCAAGGGCAAGACGATCGCCGACGTGCTCAACATGACCGTGGACGAGGCGCTGGCCTTCTTCTCCGCCCAGCCGCGCATCCGCGTCAAGCTGGAGACGCTGGCCTCGGTGGGGCTGGGCTACATCCGCCTGGGCCAGCCGGCGACGCAGCTCTCCGGCGGCGAGGCGCAGCGCGTCAAGCTCAGCACGGAGCTCTCGCGCCGGTCTACGGGCCGCACCTTCTACATCCTCGATGAGCCGACCACGGGCCTCTCCTTCGAGGACGTGCGCCACCTGCTGGAGGTCCTGCAGCGGCTGGCGGACGGCGGCAACACGGTGCTGGTGATCGAGCACAATCTCGACGTGATCAAGGCCGCGGACTACATCATCGACATGGGGCCGCTGGGCGGCGACCGCGGCGGCCGTATCATCGCCACCGGTACGCCGGAGGAGGTGGCCGAGGTGCCCGGCAGCCTCACCGGCGATTACCTGCGTCCGCTGCTGGCGGCGGTGCACGCCGGCCGCAACGGGACAAACGGCTCTACCAACGGCCACAGCAACGGATATACTCGCCCCGCGCGGCTGCGCAAGGTCGCCGAGGAGCGCGGCGTGCCGGCCGGCGCGGCGGGCGCCGACTGAGGGCAATGCCCAGGCGCTGACTCCCCGCGGTGAGATCAATGCAGGCA
This portion of the Dehalococcoidia bacterium genome encodes:
- the uvrA gene encoding excinuclease ABC subunit UvrA, which gives rise to SGKSSLAFDTVYAEGQRRYVESLSAYARQFLGQMEKPDVDYIEGLSPAISIDQKGTSRNPRSTVGTVTEIYDYLRLLFARIGVPHCPNCGRVIERQTVQQIVDAILSIEPGKRLMILAPVIRDRKGEHQHVFEDAQQAGFVRVRVDGVVRDASEGIALNKQKKHSIEVVVDRIVTEDPAERLPEESSRLADSVETALKLGGGMVLVAIEGESERIFSENFACPYDGFSMGEIAPRNFSFNSPHGACPACTGLGVKMELDPALVIPNRELSISEGAVQPWARSGTISPWYGKILEAVAQSGGFSVNTPVKDLNEDQIRLILFGNGGKPVAVKYTNQYGRTHTYETQFEGVIPNLDRRYRETDSEWSRAEIERYMAATPCPVCKGKRLKPETLGVTIEAMNIVDVTALGIVEALAWAERLAGPGTPLSERDQLIGYQIFKEIRARLTFLVDVGLDYLALDRATGSLSGGEAQRIRLATQIGSSLMGVLYVCDEPSIGLHPADSSRLIATLERLRDLGNTVLVVEHDEAMMRAADHIIDMGPGAGENGGYVVATGDIDEIMANAASLTGDYLSGRKQIPMPAVRRPGNGKAITIRDARENNLKHVDVSIPLGKFVCVTGVSGSGKSTLVEEILYKKIAQVLNGARERAGESGPIEGLQQIDKVVDIDQTPIGRTPRSNPATYTGLFTPIRELFSTMPEARMRGYTAGRFSFNVKGGRCEACKGEGYIEIEMQFLPDVTVPCEVCKGSRYNREALEIHFKGKTIADVLNMTVDEALAFFSAQPRIRVKLETLASVGLGYIRLGQPATQLSGGEAQRVKLSTELSRRSTGRTFYILDEPTTGLSFEDVRHLLEVLQRLADGGNTVLVIEHNLDVIKAADYIIDMGPLGGDRGGRIIATGTPEEVAEVPGSLTGDYLRPLLAAVHAGRNGTNGSTNGHSNGYTRPARLRKVAEERGVPAGAAGAD